The segment GGATCAATTTTTACAATGTATGTTTCAGAATGAAGCTTTATCCTGAGCTTTTGAAGTTTCTTCTCTTTGATTTTTAGAAGCTGCTCCCAGCTAAGCTCTTCGGTAATATATTCCGGAAGTAAAACACGGTTATAAAAAGGATGAGCTTCTTTGGAAAACACCTGCAACTCGTCTGTGCGGTTATGCTCCCTGTAATTCTGAATAAACCTGAAAGAAGCTGTCCCCGCCCCTACTACCACAATTTTTTCCTGCTTTTTTCTGAATTTGGAAACTGAAACAGCAGTGTATTTAAAATCTGGTTCCTTTGAAATTGGATCAACCCTGGTGTGTGTCAAATTATTCGCCCGGTTAAGATCGTTCTTAAGGTTCTTTCCCCAGTGCATTGGCAAAAACACTACTCCTTCTCTAACATTATCAGTAATTTTTGCCCGCACCCGAACTGTTCCATTCGGACTTTTAATTTCGGTTACATCCCCATTCTTTATATTATTTAGATAAGCATCTAAAAGATTAATTTCAAGGATTGGATCAGGATAATGAGTTTTTAACCTTGCTACTTTCCCTGTACGGGTCATCGTATGCCATTGGTCCCGAATTCTTCCGGTCGTCAAGATTAAAGGATACTCTCCATCTGGTTTGGCAGATGCATTCTCCACATTTTTTGGAATATTAAAAATCGCTTTTTGAGAGGGAGTATAGAATTTTCTATCCTGAAACAAGCGCGGAGTACCGGGATGTCGATATTCTGATACAGGCCACTGGAAAGTACCTTCATTCTTCAGCCTGTCATAATTAAGACACGAAATATCAATATTTGTACCCTTGGTCATAGCGGCATATTCCCTGTAGATTTCTTCAGTACTATTGTAGTTAAAGCCCCGAAAGCCCATCTTTCGGGCAAAGTCACATAAAATTTCAACATCGGGCCTGGCTTCCCCGGGAGGATGCAATTCTTTGTTCAGGTAGGAGATCCTTCTTTCTGAATTTGTCATAGTACCTTCTTTCTCCAGCCATCCTGCCGCCGGAAGCACAAGATCTGCGTAGGCAAGGGTATCAGATTTGTGAGAAATATCCTGGACTACCACAAATTTGGAATTTTTGAGTGCTCTCTCTGCCTGCCTTGCGTTAGGCATACTCACAACAGGATTAGTACATACTATCCAAACAGCTTTAAGCTTTCCTTCTTCAAGCGCATCAAACATTTCTGTAGCCGAATATCCCGGTTTTGGAGAAATCTCATCTACGCCCCAAAATTGAGCGACTTCCTTTCTATGTTCTTCGTTGGCAAGATCTTTATGAACTGCCAGTAGATTTGCCATACCGCCTACTTCCCGTCCTCCCATAGCATTGGGTTGTCCCGTCAGGGAAAAAGGACCTGAGCCGGGTTTTCCTACCTGCCCGGTAACCAGGTTGAGATTCAGCAAAGAAAAATTTTTGTCAGAACCAACAGCACTTTGGTTGAGTCCCATCGCCCACATGCTGATAAAACCTTTAGAGCGGCCAATAATAGTTGCCGCTTTTTTAATTTCATTGGCCGGAACACCACATAATTCTGAAGCACGATTTAGAGATAAAGACATTACCTGTTCCCTGTATTCCTTAAAACCTTCGGAATGCTTTTTAATGAAGCTTTTGTCTACTAATCCTTTTTTTATTAATTGGCGGCCAATGGCATTATAAAGAATTACATCGGTTCCCGGAATTAGCTGAAGGTGCAGATCTGCAAAGTTTGCTGAATCTGTTTTGCGAGGATCTGCTACAATGATTTTAACGTGAGGGTTTGCCTCCTTATGCTTTTCCAACCTTCTGAAAAGAATAGGATGGCACCAGGCGGGATTCGCGCCTGCGATAAGAAAACAATCGGCGAGTTCTATATCTTCATAACTAACAGGAACAGAATCTTCGCCAAACGTTTTCTTATAACCTACAACGGCAGAACTCATACATAGCCGTGAATTGGTATCTATATTATTAGTTCCTAAAAATCCCTTGGTTAGTTTGTTGGCTATGTAATATTCTTCTGTTAAACATTGCCCCGATATATACATTCCAACGCTGTCCGGTCCATATTTTTTAATTATAGATTTAAAAACTCCTGCAGCTCTCTCCATAGCATCATCCCAGGTTACACGTTCCCGGGGATGGGACCTGCTCCAGCGCATTTCAGGATATAGGATCCTATCAGAACTATCATTCACCACATAGTCCAGATTCATTCCTTTTGAACAAAGCATTCCTTTATTTACGGGATGATCCTTATCTCCGGATACTTCTATCCGATTGCGCGCATCTTTTTTCACTATGACGCCACAGCCTACTCCACAATATGAACAAGTACTTTTTACTTCCTTTTCGAGCATCTGCCGAATAAATTAAGTTGTAAGATTAAAAAACTCTTTATAATGATGATATTTATGCTTTTACCAATATCACTCCTGCATGCCTAAAATTAAGCATTTGCAGGTGTAGTATTATTAAAAGATTCCTGTAATTCTTTTTGCGCAACCTTTTCCTCTTTAGCTGAAAATCGTATTCCCAACGCCACGACTCCTGTAGTTATCACTGTTAAACCGATTAAAAGGTAACCTTCAGAAACAGCCTGAGAAGCAGCCGCGGCTTGTGCCGATCTTATTACTTCCTCACTTAAACCTTCATTAGCTGCAATGGCGGCTTTTTCTGAAGCAGCAGATTTAACTTTGAGCAACATAGCTGCCAAAAAAGCACCAACATTGCCTCCTGCACCCACAATACCTGAAATGGATCCTATTGCTTTTTTATTAATAAAGGGCACAACAGAAAAAGTAGCACCCTCTGCCATTTGTACCGAAAGACTGAATAAAATTAGAAATCCAATAGCCAGGTATAAAGTAGAAATATTGGAGAAGGAAGCCAACATTACCCCTTGCACGACCAGGATAAAAGATAAGAACAACACTC is part of the Antarcticibacterium sp. 1MA-6-2 genome and harbors:
- a CDS encoding MFS transporter, whose product is MGVVYYFFTQDTPEGNFKELAEKGDVPKLKKDQEGFLTAIKDYRVWILFVVYASCFGIELTVYGTMDDYLQNTFQLERITAGNIVLSFALMNLFARTLGGFFGDKFGKTKGIRGRVLFLSFILVVQGVMLASFSNISTLYLAIGFLILFSLSVQMAEGATFSVVPFINKKAIGSISGIVGAGGNVGAFLAAMLLKVKSAASEKAAIAANEGLSEEVIRSAQAAAASQAVSEGYLLIGLTVITTGVVALGIRFSAKEEKVAQKELQESFNNTTPANA